In Quercus robur chromosome 10, dhQueRobu3.1, whole genome shotgun sequence, a genomic segment contains:
- the LOC126704215 gene encoding probable CCR4-associated factor 1 homolog 11 gives MDGVSFPLIVVRQVWKHNLLKEFDLIRIAGMTHRMVAFDTEFPGVVFSPINIDKRELGKLPSFLNYNIIRDNVNATNIIQLGLALCDDKGSLPNFGTKYQYAWEFNFRDFDVYNDVQNQKSIELLKSQGINFDKNLKEGIDSADFAALMLKSGLLGNHSAFTWVTFHGAYDIAHLMKILIRQPLPYDLMEFMDLMQWLFGKRLFDLKHMMKFCDGLYGGLETVANRLGVERLAGKSHQAGSDTLLTLQTFMKFLDVYFKEKNDGGLAHNGHLLTGMQCVLHGLELNNNHQLNNAGLNLNLCRQSHVLCN, from the coding sequence ATGGACGGTGTCTCTTTTCCTCTGATTGTGGTAAGACAGGTGTGGAAACACAATCTTTTAAAGGAGTTTGATCTCATCAGAATTGCAGGGATGACTCACAGAATGGTGGCTTTCGACACTGAATTCCCAGGTGTTGTTTTCAGTCCAATTAACATTGACAAGCGAGAGCTTGGAAAACTACCTTCCTTCTTGAACTACAATATTATCAGAGATAATGTCAATGCTACCAACATTATTCAGTTGGGTTTGGCGCTCTGTGACGATAAAGGATCTCTGCCCAATTTCGGTACCAAGTATCAATACGCTTGGGAGTTTAACTTCAGAGATTTCGATGTCTATAATGACGTCCAGAACCAGAAATCAATAGAGTTACTCAAAAGCCAGGGAATCAATTTCGACAAGAACTTGAAGGAGGGTATTGACTCTGCCGACTTTGCTGCATTGATGTTGAAATCTGGGTTGTTGGGTAATCACTCTGCTTTCACTTGGGTTACCTTTCATGGTGCCTATGACATTGCCCACTTGATGAAAATCTTGATACGGCAACCACTGCCGTATGATCTGATGGAGTTTATGGATCTGATGCAGTGGTTATTTGGGAAAAGGCTTTTCGACCTGAAGCATATGATGAAGTTTTGTGATGGCCTTTATGGGGGTTTAGAGACAGTGGCTAATAGATTGGGAGTGGAACGCTTGGCTGGGAAGAGTCACCAGGCTGGTTCGGATACCTTGTTGACTCTGCAAACTTTCATGAAGTTCTTAGATGTCTACTTCAAAGAAAAGAACGATGGTGGACTTGCACATAATGGCCATTTGTTGACAGGGATGCAGTGTGTTCTTCATGGCTTGGAGTTGAACAATAATCATCAATTGAATAATGCCGGCTTAAATTTGAATCTGTGTAGACAATCACATGTattatgtaattaa